In one window of Drosophila mauritiana strain mau12 chromosome X, ASM438214v1, whole genome shotgun sequence DNA:
- the LOC117147654 gene encoding box C/D snoRNA protein 1 isoform X2: MRLGMCEVCAAKEACYACPKCEVKTCSLPCVQIHKKELNCDGQRDRTKFVPLNEMTSREFMSDYCFLEECTRYAENRKSDPCKRFTHDQRNLPVTQHRMRMAAKKRNINLRLQLENFSRHKENTTFLNWKLGRFHWRVEWLFANIPYEASLPRNIARFVDEECNEELTLSDLVVKYVDLQHETARDQRKLLTNHQTAGIGQLSFWLRAEGVRRSSTRCYLLDSTKTLGENLVGRTIVEFPTILVTYEPKPPGGYEAIDSSEEFEEEQEEDLPVTKPGPSSNAVAEDLDDSHDVYYKLAAAFAGEDVSETEDDEEFEEIYKQRVVL; encoded by the exons ATGCGCCTGGGAATGTGCGAGGTGTGCGCCGCAAAGGAAGCCTGCTACGCATGTCCCAAATGCGAGGTGAAAACGTGCAGCCTGCCCTGCGTCCAGATCCATAAGAAGGAGCTCAACTGCGATGGCCAGCGGGATCGCACTAAGTTCGTACCGCTGAACGAGATGACCTCGCGGGAATTCATGAGTGACTACTGCTTCTTGGAGGAGTGCACACGCTATGCGGAGAATCGGAAATCCGATCCGTGCAAGCGATTTACCCACGACCAAAGGAATCTCCCAGTGACTCAGCATCGCATGCGGATGGCAGCCAAGAAGCGCAACATTAATCTGCGCTTGCAACTGGAGAATTTCAGTCGGCACAAGGAGAACACCACGTTTCTAAACTGGAAACTGGGACGATTCCATTGGCGTGTAGAGTGGCTGTTTGCAAACATTCCTTACGAGGCAAGCCTTCCCCGGAATATAGCTCGATTCGTGGACGAGGAGTGCAATGAGGAGCTTACGCTGTCCGATCTGGTGGTCAAGTATGTGGATCTGCAGCACGAGACGGCACGGGATCAACGCAAACTGCTGACCAACCATCAGACCGCCGGTATTGGCCAGCTGAGCTTTTGGCTTAGGGCCGAGGGTGTGCGTCGCAGCTCTACGAGGTGTTATCTCCTCGACTCGACCAAAACGCTGGGCGAGAATCTAGTCGGCAGAACTATCGTGGAGTTTCCCACCATTTTGGTCACCTACGAGCCGAAGCCACCAGGAGGATATGAAGCCATCGACAGCA GTGAGGAATTCGAGGAAGAGCAGGAGGAGGATCTGCCTGTAACCAAACCAGGACCATCCTCCAACGCAGTTGCGGAGGACTTGGATGATTCACATGATGTGTACTATAAACTGGCTGCAGCATTTGCTGGTGAAGATGTTAGTGAAACTGAAGACGACGAAGAATTCGAGGAAATCTACAAACAACGTGTTGTACTGTAG
- the LOC117147654 gene encoding box C/D snoRNA protein 1 isoform X1, with product MADETSTKTRIQRTMRLGMCEVCAAKEACYACPKCEVKTCSLPCVQIHKKELNCDGQRDRTKFVPLNEMTSREFMSDYCFLEECTRYAENRKSDPCKRFTHDQRNLPVTQHRMRMAAKKRNINLRLQLENFSRHKENTTFLNWKLGRFHWRVEWLFANIPYEASLPRNIARFVDEECNEELTLSDLVVKYVDLQHETARDQRKLLTNHQTAGIGQLSFWLRAEGVRRSSTRCYLLDSTKTLGENLVGRTIVEFPTILVTYEPKPPGGYEAIDSSEEFEEEQEEDLPVTKPGPSSNAVAEDLDDSHDVYYKLAAAFAGEDVSETEDDEEFEEIYKQRVVL from the exons ATGGCCGATGAGACCAGCACTAAAACCAG AATCCAGAGAACCATGCGCCTGGGAATGTGCGAGGTGTGCGCCGCAAAGGAAGCCTGCTACGCATGTCCCAAATGCGAGGTGAAAACGTGCAGCCTGCCCTGCGTCCAGATCCATAAGAAGGAGCTCAACTGCGATGGCCAGCGGGATCGCACTAAGTTCGTACCGCTGAACGAGATGACCTCGCGGGAATTCATGAGTGACTACTGCTTCTTGGAGGAGTGCACACGCTATGCGGAGAATCGGAAATCCGATCCGTGCAAGCGATTTACCCACGACCAAAGGAATCTCCCAGTGACTCAGCATCGCATGCGGATGGCAGCCAAGAAGCGCAACATTAATCTGCGCTTGCAACTGGAGAATTTCAGTCGGCACAAGGAGAACACCACGTTTCTAAACTGGAAACTGGGACGATTCCATTGGCGTGTAGAGTGGCTGTTTGCAAACATTCCTTACGAGGCAAGCCTTCCCCGGAATATAGCTCGATTCGTGGACGAGGAGTGCAATGAGGAGCTTACGCTGTCCGATCTGGTGGTCAAGTATGTGGATCTGCAGCACGAGACGGCACGGGATCAACGCAAACTGCTGACCAACCATCAGACCGCCGGTATTGGCCAGCTGAGCTTTTGGCTTAGGGCCGAGGGTGTGCGTCGCAGCTCTACGAGGTGTTATCTCCTCGACTCGACCAAAACGCTGGGCGAGAATCTAGTCGGCAGAACTATCGTGGAGTTTCCCACCATTTTGGTCACCTACGAGCCGAAGCCACCAGGAGGATATGAAGCCATCGACAGCA GTGAGGAATTCGAGGAAGAGCAGGAGGAGGATCTGCCTGTAACCAAACCAGGACCATCCTCCAACGCAGTTGCGGAGGACTTGGATGATTCACATGATGTGTACTATAAACTGGCTGCAGCATTTGCTGGTGAAGATGTTAGTGAAACTGAAGACGACGAAGAATTCGAGGAAATCTACAAACAACGTGTTGTACTGTAG